From Sphingomonas hengshuiensis, one genomic window encodes:
- a CDS encoding SDR family NAD(P)-dependent oxidoreductase, which produces MADKLAIVTGASTGIGFELATLAAQQGYDLIVVADEALIDAAARDFGQFGTQVQSVQVDLATIDGVDALLAAAGGRQIDLLCANAGTATGGAFLDIEVAKWRHSVDTNVTGTVYLLQKVLAAMVARNDGKILVTGSIAGYVPGSFNAIYNATKAFIDNFTEALRNEIKDVDGVTLTTLMPGPTDTEFFARADMLDTSVGQDEHKADPAKVAKDGFDALFAGKGHVVSGLSNKIQVLGSGVVPQSVLAEAHRKMAEPGSGEE; this is translated from the coding sequence GTGGCAGACAAGCTCGCAATCGTCACCGGCGCCTCGACCGGGATCGGCTTTGAACTCGCTACCCTGGCGGCGCAGCAGGGGTACGACCTGATCGTGGTCGCCGACGAAGCGCTGATCGACGCCGCCGCGCGCGATTTCGGCCAGTTCGGGACGCAGGTCCAGTCGGTCCAGGTCGATCTGGCGACGATCGACGGCGTCGACGCGCTGCTGGCGGCGGCGGGTGGGCGGCAGATCGACTTGCTCTGCGCCAACGCCGGCACCGCGACGGGCGGGGCGTTCCTCGATATCGAAGTGGCCAAATGGCGCCATTCGGTCGACACCAACGTCACCGGCACGGTCTATCTGCTCCAGAAGGTGCTGGCGGCGATGGTCGCACGCAACGACGGCAAGATCCTCGTCACCGGATCGATCGCCGGCTATGTCCCCGGCAGCTTCAACGCGATCTACAATGCGACCAAGGCCTTCATCGACAATTTCACCGAGGCCCTGCGCAACGAAATCAAGGACGTGGACGGGGTCACGCTCACCACGCTGATGCCCGGGCCTACCGACACTGAATTCTTCGCGCGTGCCGACATGCTGGACACGTCGGTGGGCCAGGACGAGCACAAGGCCGATCCGGCCAAAGTGGCGAAGGACGGCTTCGACGCGCTGTTCGCCGGCAAGGGGCATGTCGTCTCCGGGCTGTCGAACAAGATACAGGTGCTGGGATCGGGCGTGGTGCCGCAATCAGTGCTTGCCGAGGCGCACCGCAAGATGGCCGAGCCCGGCAGCGGCGAGGAATAG
- a CDS encoding FAD-dependent oxidoreductase: MRHIAVIGSGPAGYYTAEACQKRFGEDVRVDILDRLPVPFGLIRTGVAPDHQSIKGVSRRYAAVALTENVRFVGNVTIGQDVSVEELVSLYDAVVLATGAPRDRALDVPGADLPGVIGSAAFVGWYNGHPDYAALAPALGGPGAVVIGNGNVALDVARILAKTDAEFAGSDIVGYALDALRGTRIDTITLLGRRGPHQIAMTPKELGELTELSRAAPVVAPEDLPPPEADAVLDPGQRKAVSHLRRFALASADKPIRVVFDFFAMPVAIEGDGRAERVIVERTTVDPEGRATGTGETYAIPASLVVSCIGYRTPPIDGVPYDDRAGRFANVEGRVLPGLYAVGWARRGPTGTIGTNRPDGFAITEKIAADIGEGAGKPGRPALDALLAARGVDVVTFRDWQKIEAAEIAAARDGAPREKFTSVDAMLAARIS, from the coding sequence ATGCGCCATATCGCCGTCATCGGCTCCGGCCCCGCAGGCTATTATACCGCGGAGGCATGCCAGAAACGGTTCGGCGAAGATGTCCGCGTCGACATCCTCGATCGGCTTCCCGTCCCCTTCGGGCTGATCCGCACCGGAGTCGCGCCCGACCATCAATCGATCAAGGGCGTCTCGCGCCGGTATGCCGCAGTGGCGCTGACCGAAAATGTGCGCTTCGTCGGCAATGTCACAATCGGCCAAGACGTGTCAGTCGAGGAACTCGTGTCGCTGTACGACGCCGTTGTGCTGGCCACAGGCGCGCCGCGGGATCGCGCGCTCGACGTGCCGGGGGCCGATCTGCCCGGGGTGATCGGGTCGGCGGCGTTTGTCGGCTGGTATAATGGCCATCCCGACTATGCCGCGCTCGCCCCGGCGCTCGGCGGGCCGGGGGCAGTGGTGATCGGTAACGGCAATGTCGCGCTCGACGTCGCACGCATTCTCGCCAAGACCGATGCCGAGTTCGCCGGGTCGGACATTGTCGGCTATGCGCTCGATGCGCTCAGGGGCACGCGGATCGACACGATCACGCTGCTGGGCCGCCGCGGCCCGCACCAGATCGCCATGACGCCCAAGGAACTGGGCGAACTGACCGAATTGTCTCGTGCCGCGCCGGTCGTCGCACCCGAGGACCTGCCTCCACCCGAAGCCGACGCAGTGCTCGACCCCGGCCAGCGCAAGGCGGTTTCCCACCTGCGCCGCTTCGCACTGGCCAGCGCCGACAAGCCGATCCGCGTCGTGTTCGATTTCTTCGCGATGCCGGTCGCGATCGAAGGCGATGGCCGGGCCGAGCGAGTCATCGTCGAGCGGACGACGGTGGACCCCGAAGGCCGGGCGACCGGCACCGGCGAAACCTATGCGATCCCCGCCAGCCTGGTCGTGAGTTGCATCGGCTATCGCACCCCGCCGATCGATGGCGTCCCCTATGACGATCGCGCCGGGCGCTTCGCCAATGTCGAGGGGCGGGTGCTGCCCGGGCTCTATGCGGTAGGCTGGGCACGCCGCGGCCCGACCGGCACGATCGGCACCAACCGCCCCGATGGCTTTGCAATCACCGAAAAGATCGCCGCCGACATCGGCGAAGGCGCGGGCAAGCCGGGCCGCCCCGCGCTCGATGCACTGCTCGCGGCGCGCGGCGTCGACGTCGTCACCTTCCGCGACTGGCAGAAGATCGAAGCCGCCGAGATCGCCGCCGCGCGGGACGGCGCCCCGCGCGAGAAATTCACCAGCGTCGACGCCATGCTCGCCGCACGAATTAGCTGA
- a CDS encoding zinc-dependent alcohol dehydrogenase — MRALAWHGKHDVRVDTVDDPEILNPRDAIIKITSTAICGSDLHLYDGYIPSMMAGDILGHEFMGEVVETGPKSTLKKGQRVVVPFTISCGSCYHCGKHQYSACDNGLPADNQDIAMAAYGQPMSGLFGYSHMTGGYSGGQAEYVRVPFSDVGPLVVPDGIDDDKVLFLSDILPTGWMAAENAEIEPGDTVAVWGCGPVGLFAVQSAFLMGAERVIAIDHFPRRLELARQFGAETINFEETKTYEALIEMTGGIGPDAVIDAVGLEAHGAFVDNIIDQIKASTFLGTDRIHSIRQAIHACRKGGRVSMPAVYGGFVDKFPLGAFMEKGLTLKTGQTHVQHYMPALLNAIMEGKIDTTFLISHILPLEQAPKGYKMFHDNQNEVTKVVLKPGLSLAAE, encoded by the coding sequence ATGCGCGCTCTGGCATGGCACGGGAAGCACGATGTCCGCGTCGACACCGTCGACGACCCCGAAATTCTCAATCCGCGCGATGCGATCATCAAGATCACGTCGACGGCGATCTGCGGCTCGGACCTGCATCTGTACGACGGTTATATCCCGTCGATGATGGCGGGCGACATCCTCGGCCATGAATTCATGGGCGAAGTGGTCGAAACCGGCCCCAAATCGACGCTTAAAAAGGGGCAGCGCGTCGTGGTGCCGTTCACCATCTCGTGCGGGTCCTGCTACCATTGCGGCAAGCACCAATATTCCGCATGCGACAACGGCCTGCCGGCCGATAATCAGGATATCGCGATGGCCGCTTATGGCCAGCCGATGTCGGGGCTGTTCGGCTATAGCCACATGACCGGCGGCTATTCGGGCGGCCAGGCGGAATATGTCCGCGTGCCCTTCAGCGACGTCGGCCCGCTCGTCGTTCCCGATGGGATTGACGACGACAAGGTGCTGTTCCTCTCGGACATCCTCCCCACCGGATGGATGGCGGCGGAGAATGCCGAGATCGAGCCCGGCGACACGGTCGCGGTATGGGGTTGCGGCCCGGTGGGGCTGTTCGCGGTGCAATCGGCCTTCCTGATGGGCGCCGAGCGCGTGATCGCGATCGATCATTTCCCGCGCCGGCTCGAACTGGCGCGCCAGTTCGGCGCGGAGACGATCAATTTCGAAGAGACCAAGACCTATGAGGCGCTGATCGAAATGACCGGCGGGATCGGTCCCGACGCCGTGATCGACGCCGTCGGACTGGAAGCGCACGGCGCGTTTGTCGACAACATCATCGATCAGATCAAGGCCTCGACCTTCCTCGGCACCGATCGCATCCACTCGATCCGCCAGGCGATCCACGCCTGTCGCAAGGGCGGGCGCGTCTCGATGCCTGCCGTCTATGGCGGCTTCGTCGACAAATTCCCGCTCGGTGCGTTCATGGAAAAGGGGCTGACGCTCAAGACCGGCCAGACGCATGTCCAGCACTACATGCCCGCGCTGCTCAACGCGATCATGGAAGGCAAGATCGATACGACCTTCCTGATCAGCCACATCCTCCCGCTCGAGCAGGCGCCCAAGGGCTATAAGATGTTCCACGACAACCAGAATGAAGTGACCAAGGTCGTGCTGAAGCCCGGCCTCTCGCTGGCAGCGGAGTAG
- the pnuC gene encoding nicotinamide riboside transporter PnuC, translated as MSPIEIAASALGLINVVLVVRRSIWNYPFALAMVALYGWIFFGERLYSDALLQIFFFVVNLYGWSNWARSRAESGEVRVVRLSARARTAWLAGCAVCTAGWGALMHATTDAAWPWWDGTIAVLSVVAQVLQSRRAIESWALWIAIDLLAVPLFAIKGLWLTAALYLVFLALSVVGLIEWRRAERRA; from the coding sequence GTGAGCCCGATCGAGATTGCCGCGTCCGCCCTCGGACTGATCAACGTGGTGCTGGTGGTCCGCCGGAGCATCTGGAACTATCCCTTCGCGCTGGCGATGGTCGCGCTGTACGGCTGGATATTCTTTGGCGAGCGACTGTACAGCGATGCGCTGCTCCAAATCTTCTTCTTCGTCGTGAACCTCTATGGCTGGTCCAACTGGGCACGGTCGCGGGCCGAGAGCGGGGAAGTGCGCGTCGTGCGGCTGTCGGCGCGCGCGCGGACGGCGTGGCTGGCGGGGTGCGCGGTCTGCACGGCGGGGTGGGGGGCGCTGATGCACGCGACCACCGACGCCGCCTGGCCGTGGTGGGACGGGACGATCGCGGTGCTGAGCGTCGTCGCGCAGGTGCTGCAATCGCGCCGCGCGATCGAGAGCTGGGCGTTGTGGATCGCGATCGACCTGCTTGCGGTGCCGCTGTTCGCGATCAAGGGGCTGTGGCTGACGGCGGCGCTCTATCTGGTCTTTCTGGCGCTGTCGGTGGTGGGGCTCATCGAATGGCGCCGTGCGGAGCGGCGGGCATGA
- a CDS encoding SRPBCC family protein, with amino-acid sequence MADTLDTPPLDDGPLATSKHRSAAVDATTETLVEAPADGNADTLIGRSVTINRPRQELFAYWRDFANLSTFMENVEQVESLDARRSRWVVKAPAGKTVEWIATITEESDGAFIAWASEAGADVPNSGRVDFRDAQGERGTIVTATILYDPPGGTIGKIVAKLFQREPAIQARRDLRRFKQLMETGEIATGARSRRLQEEGKN; translated from the coding sequence ATGGCAGACACACTCGACACGCCGCCGCTCGACGACGGCCCCCTCGCTACGTCAAAACATCGAAGCGCCGCAGTCGACGCCACGACAGAGACGCTGGTGGAGGCACCTGCGGATGGCAATGCCGATACGCTGATCGGGCGCAGTGTCACGATCAACCGCCCGCGACAGGAGCTGTTCGCCTATTGGCGCGATTTCGCCAACCTGTCGACCTTCATGGAGAATGTCGAGCAGGTCGAGAGTCTCGATGCGCGGCGCTCGCGCTGGGTGGTCAAGGCGCCGGCGGGCAAGACCGTCGAATGGATTGCGACAATCACCGAGGAAAGCGACGGCGCCTTCATCGCCTGGGCATCCGAAGCCGGCGCGGATGTGCCCAATAGCGGGCGTGTCGACTTTCGCGATGCGCAGGGTGAGCGCGGGACGATCGTCACCGCGACCATCCTCTACGATCCGCCGGGCGGCACGATCGGCAAGATCGTCGCCAAGCTGTTCCAGCGCGAACCCGCGATTCAGGCGCGTCGCGACCTGCGCCGCTTCAAACAGCTTATGGAAACCGGCGAGATCGCCACGGGCGCGCGCAGCCGCCGCCTCCAGGAAGAAGGAAAGAACTGA
- a CDS encoding AAA family ATPase — MIPRTICLHGPESTGKSTLAPRLAARFGAQLVDEYGREYAETRGTDFTMADLVEIAKVHDAGARMLLAAHDQPLILDTDPLMTAVWADMLFGRRDPWFDAWQGTADLYLLFDIDLPWVEDGTRMFGTGPQRRRFFELSRAELVRRGVPWVLIGGEGEARFAAAVRAIEAAGLVAVA, encoded by the coding sequence ATGATCCCGCGCACCATCTGCCTCCACGGGCCGGAGAGCACCGGCAAGTCGACGCTCGCCCCCCGGCTGGCGGCGCGGTTCGGCGCGCAACTCGTCGACGAATATGGCCGCGAATATGCCGAGACGCGCGGCACCGATTTCACGATGGCCGACCTGGTCGAGATCGCGAAGGTCCATGACGCGGGCGCGCGCATGCTGCTGGCCGCGCATGATCAGCCGCTGATCCTCGACACCGATCCGCTGATGACTGCGGTGTGGGCCGACATGCTGTTCGGGCGGCGCGATCCGTGGTTCGATGCGTGGCAGGGCACCGCCGACCTGTATCTGTTGTTCGACATCGACTTGCCCTGGGTCGAGGATGGCACGCGGATGTTCGGCACCGGCCCGCAGCGCCGCCGCTTCTTCGAGCTGTCGCGCGCCGAGCTGGTGCGGCGCGGGGTGCCGTGGGTACTGATCGGGGGCGAGGGCGAGGCGCGGTTCGCGGCGGCGGTGCGGGCGATCGAGGCGGCCGGGCTCGTGGCGGTCGCGTGA
- a CDS encoding DUF389 domain-containing protein, with product MRTIPLALWWRRSIVGSVDHIATVDRIVEDSGWTPRYIFMTLMSAGIAVLGLLLSSPAVVIGAMLISPLMGPILGFGFSIAMFDFAEMRRSVAALAFGSIAAVAFTALIVVASPLKAPTAEILARTRPNLFDLLVALFAALAGTFAIIRGRGETIVGVAIATALMPPLAVVGYGLATWNMPVLGGSFALFVTNFVTIALAAAVLARFYGFGHGLSSQQSWTQTLLLLFVFVAMAVPLAFSLGRIASEAVAVGQIRAALAERFGADARVTQLDVDFDRAPWTVRSVVIAPLSRGVPERALREAMEKRLGRPLDLHIDQVLLDPDATIGAQRAGLRETQGSSTPLATGAQIAHVVGVAAGVSAEAVTIDTEHRRATATAALLPGAALDSYRALEQRASAAVEGWTIALIPPLLPLPQIAFATGADALDGAARESVRTAAWAAQRWNSMAIAVPGLPAGETPARPTLTQRRALAIAAVLREAGAVAAPAPATGSFALTPAEAAP from the coding sequence GTGCGGACGATACCCCTGGCGCTTTGGTGGCGCCGCTCGATCGTGGGCAGCGTCGATCACATCGCTACCGTTGATCGCATCGTAGAGGATAGCGGCTGGACCCCGCGCTATATCTTCATGACGCTGATGTCGGCGGGGATTGCCGTGCTGGGACTGCTCCTGTCGTCGCCGGCGGTGGTGATCGGCGCGATGCTGATATCGCCGCTGATGGGGCCGATCCTGGGGTTTGGCTTTTCGATCGCGATGTTCGATTTCGCCGAGATGCGGCGGTCGGTCGCCGCGCTTGCCTTTGGGTCGATTGCGGCCGTGGCGTTTACTGCGCTGATCGTAGTGGCGTCGCCCCTGAAGGCGCCCACCGCGGAGATATTGGCGCGTACCCGGCCCAATTTGTTCGACCTGCTGGTCGCGCTTTTCGCGGCGCTGGCGGGAACCTTTGCGATCATTCGCGGGCGCGGGGAGACGATCGTCGGGGTGGCAATCGCCACAGCGCTGATGCCGCCGCTCGCGGTCGTCGGCTATGGCCTCGCGACCTGGAACATGCCGGTGCTGGGCGGCTCGTTCGCGCTGTTCGTCACCAATTTCGTGACGATCGCCTTGGCAGCGGCGGTGCTCGCGCGCTTCTATGGCTTTGGCCACGGGCTATCGAGCCAGCAATCCTGGACGCAGACGCTGCTGCTCCTGTTCGTCTTCGTCGCGATGGCGGTGCCGCTGGCGTTCTCGCTGGGGCGGATCGCGTCGGAGGCGGTCGCCGTCGGCCAGATTCGCGCCGCGCTGGCCGAGCGGTTCGGGGCAGATGCGCGGGTGACGCAGCTCGACGTCGATTTCGATCGTGCGCCCTGGACCGTGCGATCGGTCGTGATCGCGCCGCTTTCGCGCGGTGTCCCCGAAAGGGCGTTGCGCGAGGCGATGGAAAAGCGGCTGGGGCGCCCGCTCGACCTGCACATCGATCAGGTGTTGCTCGATCCCGATGCGACGATCGGGGCGCAGCGGGCGGGGCTCCGCGAGACGCAAGGATCGAGCACGCCGCTCGCGACGGGAGCACAGATCGCGCATGTCGTCGGCGTTGCGGCGGGAGTGTCCGCCGAAGCCGTGACGATCGATACCGAGCATCGCCGCGCGACGGCGACCGCCGCGCTGCTGCCCGGCGCGGCGCTCGACAGCTATCGCGCGCTCGAGCAGCGGGCGAGCGCGGCAGTCGAGGGTTGGACGATCGCGCTGATACCCCCGTTGCTGCCGCTGCCGCAGATTGCGTTCGCGACCGGCGCCGACGCGCTCGATGGCGCAGCGCGCGAGAGCGTGCGCACGGCCGCCTGGGCGGCGCAGCGATGGAACAGCATGGCCATTGCAGTCCCAGGGCTCCCCGCCGGAGAAACGCCCGCGCGCCCGACGCTGACTCAGCGCCGTGCGCTGGCGATCGCCGCGGTGCTGCGCGAGGCAGGCGCCGTGGCTGCGCCCGCGCCCGCGACGGGCAGCTTCGCGCTCACCCCCGCCGAGGCGGCGCCCTGA
- a CDS encoding S8 family serine peptidase, with product MRRRGRCEQRRQRGSTVGTEPGCCLRHDRPDRDRDTSARYRVGAGTRYRRPRSDADACARRGGSGPDACADPGAHADSGAYADPDARANPTPAPTPTPAPTPSPTPTPTPAPTPAPTPTPSPAPTPTPAPAPTPTPAPTPTPSPTATSTQDGLTGQTTTTPILGVAPPTGYVITPFWMQPTRSANDSKEFRNNYTAAEMVNALYALESGHIGRGVTVGLIDDGVLNVSGELDGRISALSKDFGYVTTGSSTTKREKIGDAQSDHGTVVANILSGAANGAGGVGYAPGAEVAVLRISDWNADTQTETLTHFNEALDYAGANGIKVINSSLTNRASSAWGSAVARYAATGGLVVTAAGNTSADAPTDAPAITDANRRAVLFVGAIDPSTTDYKLASYSARAGTMMDRYVVAVGTHYTLDTSGAMTVFKGTSSATPVVTALVADILSKWPQLSGQQAGDIVLATAKDIGDPGVDPVFGHGLVDFQAALAPVSPTLSNGTAQTPLAASVMAVADAVGTVSLQTALSKVTVLDAYGRDYRGSIANLVVQPQVSDPRRIERRVRQINDRTAIAFGPLSGEFAFAHYRNSVDPRAIDATVTSGSVAYAGRDLAVKLAWNGVDSLQGDTMGLAAFADGVLAYAPQADGSIEVGRRFAGGTLGATFAFGRIGDSSAQAVTLGWTSGTTQIRGSYISERGTLMGMPTGAGALRLGSGARTVMAEAHHSLALAGAWRLEGYGSLGVTQLKLAHGSLVTDATPLVASRFGIQASRPAFGGSISLGVGQPLKIESGAARLTYASGYDLASESLIYDTAQASLAGTRRLQLTGGYTRVGDVSSLRLGVMHDTRDGSTSALAGWSVRW from the coding sequence ATGCGGCGGCGGGGGCGGTGCGAACAGCGCAGGCAGCGTGGCAGCACCGTCGGCACCGAGCCCGGTTGTTGCCTCCGCCACGACCGCCCCGATCGTGACCGCGACACCAGCGCCCGCTACCGTGTCGGCGCCGGAACCCGCTATCGCCGCCCCCGCTCCGACGCCGACGCCTGCGCCCGTCGCGGTGGCAGCGGCCCCGACGCCTGCGCCGACCCCGGCGCCCACGCCGACTCCGGCGCCTACGCCGACCCCGACGCCCGCGCCAACCCGACGCCCGCGCCAACCCCGACGCCCGCGCCAACCCCATCGCCCACGCCAACCCCGACGCCCGCGCCGACCCCGGCGCCTACGCCGACTCCGTCACCCGCGCCGACGCCGACCCCCGCGCCGGCCCCCACACCGACGCCTGCACCGACTCCGACCCCCTCCCCAACGGCGACATCGACGCAGGACGGACTCACGGGTCAGACGACCACCACGCCCATCCTCGGGGTCGCGCCGCCGACCGGCTATGTCATCACGCCGTTCTGGATGCAGCCGACGCGCTCGGCGAACGACAGCAAGGAGTTTCGCAACAACTACACTGCCGCCGAGATGGTCAACGCGCTCTACGCGCTCGAAAGCGGGCACATCGGCAGGGGCGTCACGGTCGGCCTGATCGACGACGGCGTGCTCAACGTCAGCGGTGAACTGGACGGTCGCATCAGCGCGCTGTCGAAGGATTTCGGCTATGTGACCACGGGCTCCAGCACGACCAAGCGCGAGAAAATCGGCGATGCGCAGTCCGATCACGGCACGGTGGTCGCCAACATCCTGTCCGGCGCAGCGAACGGCGCCGGCGGGGTCGGCTATGCCCCCGGCGCCGAAGTCGCGGTGCTGCGCATTTCCGACTGGAACGCCGACACCCAGACCGAGACGCTGACCCATTTCAACGAAGCGCTCGATTATGCCGGCGCGAACGGCATCAAAGTGATCAACAGCTCGCTGACCAATCGCGCCAGCAGCGCCTGGGGAAGCGCCGTCGCGCGATACGCCGCCACCGGCGGGCTGGTCGTCACTGCGGCGGGTAATACCTCGGCTGATGCGCCGACCGATGCCCCAGCGATCACCGATGCGAACCGTCGCGCCGTGCTGTTCGTCGGCGCGATCGATCCGAGCACGACCGACTATAAGCTCGCATCCTATTCGGCACGCGCGGGCACGATGATGGACCGCTATGTCGTCGCGGTCGGCACGCACTATACGCTCGATACCTCGGGCGCGATGACCGTGTTCAAGGGCACGAGTTCGGCCACCCCCGTCGTCACGGCGCTGGTCGCGGACATCCTGTCGAAATGGCCGCAGCTCAGCGGGCAACAGGCCGGCGACATCGTCCTTGCGACTGCGAAGGACATTGGCGATCCCGGCGTCGACCCGGTGTTCGGCCATGGCCTCGTCGATTTCCAGGCGGCACTCGCGCCGGTATCGCCCACGCTGTCCAACGGCACTGCCCAGACTCCGCTCGCCGCGTCGGTGATGGCGGTTGCCGACGCAGTGGGCACCGTGTCGCTGCAGACGGCCTTGTCCAAGGTCACGGTGCTCGACGCTTATGGCCGCGACTATCGCGGATCGATCGCCAATCTGGTGGTCCAGCCGCAGGTGTCCGATCCCCGCCGGATCGAGCGCCGCGTCCGTCAGATCAACGATCGTACCGCCATCGCATTCGGCCCATTGTCGGGCGAGTTCGCCTTTGCGCATTACCGCAATTCGGTCGATCCACGCGCGATCGACGCCACCGTCACTTCGGGCAGCGTCGCCTATGCCGGGCGCGACCTGGCGGTGAAGCTCGCCTGGAACGGAGTCGACTCGCTCCAGGGCGACACGATGGGCCTCGCCGCCTTTGCCGACGGCGTGCTCGCCTACGCTCCCCAGGCCGATGGCAGCATCGAAGTGGGTCGCCGCTTTGCCGGCGGCACGCTGGGCGCAACCTTTGCCTTTGGGCGGATCGGCGACAGCAGCGCACAGGCCGTGACGCTCGGCTGGACCAGCGGCACCACGCAGATCCGCGGTTCGTATATTTCCGAACGCGGCACCTTGATGGGCATGCCCACCGGCGCCGGCGCATTGCGGCTGGGCAGCGGCGCGCGCACCGTGATGGCGGAGGCGCACCATAGCCTGGCGCTGGCGGGCGCGTGGCGGCTCGAAGGCTATGGCTCGCTCGGCGTAACCCAGCTCAAGCTTGCGCACGGGTCGCTCGTCACCGACGCGACCCCGCTCGTCGCCAGCCGCTTCGGCATCCAGGCGAGCCGCCCGGCCTTTGGCGGCAGCATCAGCCTCGGCGTCGGCCAGCCGCTCAAGATCGAAAGCGGTGCCGCCCGTCTGACCTATGCCAGCGGCTATGACCTCGCGTCGGAATCGCTGATCTACGACACTGCGCAGGCCAGCCTCGCCGGCACGCGCCGGCTGCAACTGACCGGCGGTTATACCCGCGTCGGCGACGTCTCGTCGCTGCGTCTGGGCGTGATGCACGACACCCGCGACGGATCGACGAGCGCGCTCGCGGGCTGGTCGGTCCGCTGGTAA
- a CDS encoding IS3 family transposase (programmed frameshift) — protein MTKRTRRNHSPAFKAKVALAAVKGEKTLAELAQQFDVHPNQITTWRGQLLEGAAGVFGSEGHSEPAEPAIDVKTLHAKIGELTLVNDFLFRGARQSRTVAERKTMIDRSHALPVTRQVRELGISRGSVYYLPRPTSAADLALMRRIDALHMDFPFAGSRMLRDLLAAEGIKVGRLHVSTLMKKMAIEAIYRRPNTSKPAPGHKIYPYLLRKVAVTRPNQVWATDITYIPMARGFVYLIAIVDWFSRRVLSWRLSITLETDFCIEALEEALTRFGAPEIFNTDQGSQFTSMAFIAVLQRERIAISMDGRGAWRDNVFVERLWRSVKYEEVYLRAYGSVSEARGSIGRYLAFYNGRRPHSSLDRRTPDQVYFDRPLLAAA, from the exons ATGACGAAACGAACACGCCGGAACCACAGCCCGGCCTTCAAGGCGAAGGTGGCCTTGGCTGCTGTGAAGGGCGAGAAGACGCTGGCCGAGTTGGCGCAGCAGTTTGACGTTCACCCGAACCAGATCACGACGTGGCGCGGCCAGTTGCTGGAAGGGGCGGCGGGAGTTTTCGGATCGGAGGGCCATAGCGAGCCGGCCGAGCCTGCGATCGACGTGAAGACGCTTCACGCCAAGATCGGCGAGTTGACGCTGGTGAACGATTTTTTGT TCCGGGGCGCTCGGCAAAGCAGGACTGTTGCCGAGCGCAAAACGATGATCGACCGTTCGCACGCGTTGCCAGTGACGCGGCAAGTGCGCGAGTTGGGGATCAGCCGCGGCAGCGTCTATTATCTGCCAAGGCCGACCTCGGCTGCCGACCTTGCCCTCATGCGGCGGATCGACGCATTGCACATGGATTTCCCATTCGCGGGTAGCCGGATGCTGCGCGACCTGCTTGCCGCCGAAGGCATAAAGGTCGGCCGGCTGCACGTATCGACGCTGATGAAGAAGATGGCGATCGAGGCAATCTATCGGCGGCCAAACACCTCGAAGCCGGCACCGGGGCACAAGATCTATCCGTATCTGCTTCGCAAGGTGGCGGTAACGCGGCCCAATCAAGTCTGGGCGACCGACATCACGTACATCCCGATGGCGCGCGGCTTCGTCTACCTTATCGCCATCGTCGACTGGTTCAGCCGGCGGGTGCTCAGCTGGAGGCTGTCGATCACGCTAGAGACCGATTTTTGCATCGAGGCTTTGGAGGAAGCGCTTACGCGCTTCGGGGCGCCGGAAATCTTCAACACCGATCAGGGCAGCCAATTTACCAGCATGGCGTTCATCGCCGTCCTGCAGCGCGAGAGAATCGCGATCAGCATGGACGGTCGCGGCGCCTGGCGCGACAACGTGTTCGTAGAGCGGCTATGGCGTTCTGTGAAATACGAGGAGGTCTACCTGCGGGCATATGGCTCGGTCAGCGAGGCCCGCGGCTCGATCGGCCGTTATCTGGCATTCTACAATGGACGACGCCCGCACTCGTCGCTTGACCGCAGGACACCCGATCAGGTTTATTTCGACCGGCCGCTTCTCGCAGCGGCATGA